A portion of the Algisphaera agarilytica genome contains these proteins:
- a CDS encoding alpha-E domain-containing protein translates to MLLSRVANSIYWMTRYIERAENIARFIDVNLQLSLDQFTPSSDPWGPLIDVTGDRAAFDELYDSTTRANVMRFLTLDRRYPNSIANCIALARDNARTIRDIITSEMWQQINAMHITVKRAADDVIREDRPVDFYRAVKEGCLLFSANTDATMSHNEGFEFCKLGRMLERADKTSRVMDVKYFLLLPDAEDVGGALDTVQWAALLRSVGALEMYRQVHGVITPGNVAAFLILDRQFPRSLTHCLEQAQGALVHITGPHNGHSTAVQRCVGRLRSQLQFSQIDEIIDFGLHEYIDDTQTQLNKIDEAIDKAFFRFTPPAEDIFAQQSAQMQQ, encoded by the coding sequence ATGCTTCTCTCACGTGTCGCCAACTCGATCTACTGGATGACCCGCTACATCGAGCGGGCCGAGAACATCGCGCGGTTCATCGATGTGAACCTGCAGCTCTCGCTGGACCAATTCACCCCCTCCAGCGACCCGTGGGGACCGCTCATCGACGTCACCGGCGACCGCGCCGCGTTCGACGAGCTCTACGACTCGACCACCCGCGCCAACGTGATGCGGTTCCTCACGCTCGACCGCCGGTACCCCAACTCGATCGCCAACTGCATCGCCCTGGCCCGGGACAACGCCCGCACCATCCGCGACATCATCACCTCCGAGATGTGGCAGCAGATCAACGCGATGCACATCACCGTGAAACGCGCCGCGGACGACGTGATCCGCGAGGATCGGCCAGTCGACTTCTACCGCGCGGTCAAAGAAGGCTGCCTGCTCTTCTCGGCCAACACCGACGCGACCATGAGCCACAACGAAGGCTTTGAGTTCTGCAAGCTCGGCCGCATGCTCGAGCGGGCCGACAAGACCTCGCGCGTCATGGACGTGAAATACTTCCTGCTGCTGCCCGACGCCGAGGACGTCGGCGGGGCGCTCGACACCGTCCAGTGGGCGGCGCTGCTGCGTTCGGTCGGCGCTTTGGAGATGTACCGCCAGGTGCACGGCGTCATCACGCCGGGCAACGTCGCGGCGTTTCTCATCCTCGATCGGCAGTTCCCCCGCTCGCTGACCCATTGCCTCGAACAGGCCCAGGGCGCACTCGTCCACATCACCGGGCCCCACAACGGCCACAGCACCGCGGTGCAACGCTGCGTCGGCCGGCTGCGCAGCCAGTTGCAGTTCAGCCAGATCGACGAGATCATCGACTTTGGTCTGCACGAATACATCGACGACACGCAGACCCAGCTCAACAAGATCGACGAAGCGATCGACAAAGCCTTCTTCCGTTTCACGCCGCCTGCCGAGGACATCTTCGCCCAGCAATCGGCCCAGATGCAGCAGTAG
- a CDS encoding transglutaminase family protein: MTTPVPPIEPGDLASPGASIPGSPPDTSPAIRRYRITHETRFQYSAPVSLDQTVLRLQPRTSVLQHLRDFTMTVDPKPARHTHGIDLHGNIRHWLWFDQQHSDLTITTESTVDCLLHDPFDYIIVDQGATKLPARYAEPVKSAAAHYRQRDGLHPTVDAMAREIMHQSDRQTVIFLGNLAAHLQRTIRQVLRYEGEPYSPIETLERGEGACRDSAVLFMDACRSVGLAARFVSGYAWDAQQQDQRELHAWAEVYLPGAGWRGYDPTTGLACANRHIAVAASPTPGYAAPTTGTFTGPKVDSSLDYNIHMTVEERAANETPEGATFAWP, from the coding sequence ATGACAACACCCGTCCCCCCGATCGAACCCGGCGACCTCGCTTCGCCCGGTGCGTCCATCCCCGGCTCTCCCCCCGACACCAGCCCCGCGATCCGCCGATACCGCATCACCCACGAAACGCGCTTCCAGTACTCCGCCCCCGTTAGCCTCGACCAGACCGTGCTCCGCCTCCAGCCCCGCACCAGCGTGCTCCAGCACCTGCGCGACTTCACGATGACCGTCGACCCCAAACCGGCGCGGCACACCCACGGCATCGACCTGCACGGCAACATCCGCCACTGGCTCTGGTTCGACCAGCAACACTCCGACCTCACCATCACCACCGAGTCCACCGTCGACTGCCTGCTGCACGACCCGTTCGATTACATCATCGTCGACCAGGGCGCGACCAAGCTGCCCGCCCGCTACGCCGAGCCGGTCAAGAGCGCCGCGGCCCACTACCGCCAGCGCGACGGCCTGCACCCCACTGTCGACGCGATGGCCCGCGAGATCATGCACCAGTCCGATCGGCAGACGGTCATCTTCCTGGGCAACCTCGCAGCGCACCTGCAGCGCACGATCCGTCAGGTGTTGCGCTACGAAGGCGAACCCTACTCCCCCATCGAAACGCTCGAGCGTGGCGAAGGCGCCTGCCGTGACTCGGCGGTATTGTTCATGGACGCCTGCCGATCCGTGGGATTAGCGGCGCGGTTTGTTTCGGGCTACGCCTGGGATGCGCAGCAGCAGGACCAGCGCGAGCTGCACGCCTGGGCCGAGGTGTACCTCCCCGGCGCGGGCTGGCGGGGCTACGACCCCACGACCGGGCTGGCGTGCGCCAACCGCCACATCGCCGTCGCCGCCTCGCCCACCCCCGGCTACGCCGCGCCGACCACCGGCACGTTCACCGGCCCGAAAGTCGATTCCTCGCTGGACTACAACATCCACATGACCGTCGAAGAACGCGCCGCCAACGAGACGCCCGAAGGCGCGACCTTCGCCTGGCCCTAA
- a CDS encoding glycoside hydrolase family protein — protein MKTTSTSPGRLSAGQRLHPLPRHAKFIDEGFYIWGASVVRTDDGTYHMLYARWRRELGHDAWVTDSEIAYATADNPLGPYTHQHVALPPRGDGHWDGLCTHNPTVCEFNGKYYLYHMGTHGQDLPDPQQKYWDFRNNQRIGVAVADHPAGPWERFDEPLIECHPGQHAGVCCANPSVVQRPDGKFLMIYKAVGDQNPAPKFGPVVHVAAIADAPTGPFITLPKAIFTVPGVDFPAEDPFVWVQDGSYHAIVKDMNGSFTPHGMSLVAFTSPDGLDWSPAEEPFITTPQVAWNDGEVQPLDHLERPQIYLEDGQPKVLFCAADTGAERSHSFNLHIPLG, from the coding sequence ATGAAGACGACTTCCACGTCCCCCGGCCGGCTCTCTGCCGGGCAACGCCTGCACCCCCTGCCCCGCCACGCCAAGTTCATTGATGAGGGGTTCTACATCTGGGGCGCTTCGGTCGTGCGCACCGACGACGGCACGTACCACATGCTCTACGCCCGCTGGCGACGCGAACTCGGCCACGACGCCTGGGTCACCGATTCGGAAATCGCCTACGCCACCGCCGACAACCCGCTCGGGCCCTACACCCACCAACACGTCGCCCTGCCCCCGCGCGGCGACGGCCACTGGGACGGACTCTGCACGCACAACCCCACCGTCTGCGAATTCAACGGCAAGTACTACCTCTACCACATGGGCACCCACGGCCAAGACCTGCCCGATCCACAACAAAAGTACTGGGATTTCCGCAACAACCAGCGCATCGGCGTCGCCGTCGCCGACCATCCTGCGGGGCCCTGGGAGCGCTTCGATGAGCCGCTGATCGAGTGCCACCCCGGGCAACACGCCGGGGTGTGTTGCGCTAACCCCAGCGTGGTACAGCGGCCAGATGGCAAGTTCCTGATGATCTACAAAGCCGTCGGCGACCAAAACCCCGCGCCCAAGTTCGGCCCGGTCGTCCACGTCGCTGCAATCGCTGACGCGCCCACCGGCCCATTCATCACGCTGCCCAAAGCGATCTTTACCGTGCCGGGCGTGGACTTCCCCGCGGAGGACCCGTTCGTGTGGGTCCAGGACGGCAGCTACCACGCCATCGTGAAGGACATGAACGGCTCGTTCACGCCCCACGGCATGTCGCTGGTCGCCTTCACCTCGCCCGACGGCCTGGACTGGTCCCCCGCCGAGGAGCCCTTCATCACCACGCCCCAGGTCGCCTGGAACGACGGCGAGGTGCAGCCCCTCGACCACCTCGAACGCCCCCAGATCTACCTCGAAGACGGCCAACCCAAAGTCCTGTTCTGTGCCGCCGACACGGGAGCCGAGCGGTCCCACAGCTTCAATCTGCACATCCCGCTGGGGTGA
- a CDS encoding response regulator yields MRPPIPPADPDAGFKPQPGGRFNVLLTEDRARPVEHWTRQFPRLMKPLGVEAHLATSAKQALELTERIRFHAAFVDLATPKDTTPSATPAAQSDGGLWLLEVLQRKPDHPPVVVINSRATQQQAARLLNDALRLGAFSVVNRPDNLAPLLNVIQRLLNRHHQGQWPAPGSNNTQPPA; encoded by the coding sequence GTGCGCCCACCCATCCCGCCTGCCGACCCCGATGCCGGCTTCAAACCGCAGCCCGGTGGGCGGTTCAATGTCCTGCTCACCGAGGACCGGGCCCGCCCCGTCGAGCACTGGACCCGGCAGTTCCCCCGGCTGATGAAGCCCCTGGGCGTCGAGGCCCACCTCGCCACCTCCGCCAAGCAGGCCCTCGAGCTCACCGAACGCATCCGCTTCCACGCCGCGTTCGTCGACCTCGCCACCCCCAAAGACACCACCCCCTCTGCCACCCCCGCGGCCCAGTCCGACGGCGGGCTCTGGCTGCTCGAAGTCCTGCAACGCAAGCCTGACCACCCGCCGGTGGTGGTGATCAACAGCCGAGCGACCCAGCAGCAGGCCGCGCGTCTGCTCAACGATGCCCTGCGCCTCGGCGCGTTCTCCGTGGTCAACCGCCCGGACAACCTCGCGCCCCTCCTCAACGTCATCCAACGCCTGCTCAACCGCCACCACCAAGGCCAATGGCCCGCCCCCGGAAGCAACAACACTCAACCCCCCGCTTAA
- the groES gene encoding co-chaperone GroES, with the protein MKIKPLGDKIIVQRLEAEEKTASGIFLPEGAKEKPQQAKVIRVGTGKTLDNGTVTDFQVKEGDTIILGKWGGTEIKVDGQDYIVMGEDEVLAIVE; encoded by the coding sequence ATGAAAATCAAACCCCTCGGCGACAAGATCATCGTCCAGCGTCTCGAAGCCGAAGAAAAAACCGCTTCGGGCATCTTCCTCCCCGAAGGCGCTAAAGAAAAGCCCCAGCAAGCCAAAGTCATCCGCGTCGGCACCGGCAAGACCCTCGACAACGGCACCGTCACCGACTTCCAAGTCAAAGAAGGCGACACCATCATCCTCGGCAAATGGGGCGGCACCGAAATCAAAGTCGACGGCCAAGACTACATCGTCATGGGCGAAGACGAAGTCCTCGCCATCGTGGAGTGA
- the groL gene encoding chaperonin GroEL (60 kDa chaperone family; promotes refolding of misfolded polypeptides especially under stressful conditions; forms two stacked rings of heptamers to form a barrel-shaped 14mer; ends can be capped by GroES; misfolded proteins enter the barrel where they are refolded when GroES binds), with protein MPAKDIKFDNEARAAILRGVQKLSKAVKTTLGPSGRVVILEKSFGSPTVTKDGVTVAKEIEVEDPIENIGAQMVKEVSAKSSKDAGDGTTTATVYAEAIFAEGLKNITAGANANQVKRGIDKAVDAIVEQLYKDSKRISSSEQVAQVGTCAANHDGTVGDIIAQAMDKVGKDGVITVEEGKSLDTNVELVEGMQFDKGYLSPHFVTDASRMEAVLEDAYVLIHEKKISSAKDLIPILGKVAESGKPCLIIAEDIDGEALSTLVVNKLRGVLNIAAVKAPGFGDRRKAMLEDIATVTGGRAIMEELGIDLEKLELTDLGRIKKAVLDKDNTTLIEGAGKSSAIKARIDMIRGQIDSTGSDYDREKLQERLAKLAGGVAQINVGAATESEMKEKKARVEDAMHACRAAVEEGVLPGGGSAVIRARKALANIEGLVGDEQLGVDIVFRAVSAPIKQIATNAGHDGSVVAKEVEDGKGKNFGFNALTAEYGDLVAAGVIVPTKVERTALQNAASISGLLLTTDAVITEIKGKGDDHHDDGMGY; from the coding sequence ATGCCCGCTAAAGACATCAAATTCGATAACGAAGCCCGCGCCGCCATCCTCCGCGGCGTGCAGAAACTCTCCAAAGCCGTCAAGACCACCCTCGGCCCCTCCGGCCGTGTCGTGATCCTCGAGAAATCCTTCGGCAGCCCCACCGTCACCAAGGACGGCGTCACCGTCGCCAAGGAAATCGAAGTCGAAGACCCCATCGAAAACATCGGCGCCCAGATGGTCAAGGAAGTCTCCGCCAAGTCCTCCAAGGACGCCGGCGACGGCACCACCACCGCCACCGTCTACGCCGAAGCCATCTTCGCCGAAGGCCTCAAGAACATCACCGCCGGCGCCAACGCCAACCAAGTGAAGCGCGGCATCGATAAGGCCGTCGACGCCATCGTCGAACAGCTCTACAAAGACTCCAAACGCATCAGCTCCTCCGAGCAAGTTGCCCAAGTCGGTACCTGTGCCGCCAACCACGACGGCACCGTCGGCGACATCATCGCCCAGGCCATGGACAAGGTCGGCAAGGACGGCGTCATCACCGTTGAAGAAGGCAAGTCCCTCGACACCAACGTCGAGCTCGTCGAAGGCATGCAGTTCGACAAGGGCTACCTCAGCCCCCACTTCGTCACCGACGCCTCCCGCATGGAAGCCGTCCTCGAAGACGCCTACGTCCTCATCCACGAAAAGAAGATCAGCTCCGCCAAGGACCTGATCCCGATCCTCGGCAAGGTCGCCGAGTCCGGCAAGCCCTGCCTCATCATCGCCGAAGACATCGACGGCGAAGCCCTCTCCACCCTCGTGGTCAACAAGCTCCGCGGCGTCCTCAACATCGCCGCCGTCAAAGCCCCCGGCTTCGGCGACCGCCGCAAGGCCATGCTCGAAGACATCGCCACCGTCACCGGCGGCCGCGCGATCATGGAAGAGCTCGGCATCGACCTCGAAAAACTCGAGCTCACCGACCTGGGCCGCATCAAGAAGGCCGTCCTCGACAAGGACAACACCACCCTCATCGAAGGTGCCGGCAAGTCCTCCGCCATCAAGGCCCGCATCGACATGATCCGCGGCCAGATCGATTCGACCGGCAGCGACTACGACCGCGAGAAGCTCCAGGAGCGCCTCGCCAAGCTCGCCGGCGGCGTGGCCCAGATCAACGTCGGCGCCGCGACCGAGTCGGAAATGAAAGAGAAGAAGGCCCGCGTCGAAGACGCCATGCACGCCTGCCGTGCGGCCGTGGAAGAAGGCGTCCTGCCCGGCGGCGGCTCGGCCGTGATCCGCGCCCGCAAGGCCCTGGCCAACATCGAAGGCCTCGTCGGCGACGAACAGCTCGGCGTCGACATCGTCTTCCGCGCCGTCTCGGCCCCGATCAAGCAGATCGCCACCAACGCCGGCCACGACGGCAGCGTCGTCGCCAAGGAAGTGGAAGACGGCAAGGGCAAGAACTTCGGCTTCAACGCCCTGACCGCCGAATACGGCGACCTGGTCGCCGCCGGCGTCATCGTCCCCACCAAGGTCGAACGTACTGCTTTGCAAAACGCCGCCAGCATCTCCGGCCTCCTGCTGACCACCGACGCGGTCATCACCGAGATCAAAGGCAAAGGCGACGACCACCACGACGACGGCATGGGCTACTAA
- a CDS encoding SIR2 family protein yields MALDSHYLNLSTALNAAWNSSGDGSLSAKDKTRVIQCLPTDDASDAPKQEAELHILQQVITACDLINSIGEGEIHWLSNGGQKFPRAVRRYFGLAASHFHNYDEELPEDFTNSLCEFIKKTQSHVATLNYDNLLYRPFVSQDICKGYNGSLVDGFHRSGFSESNLKRTYSNFGWYLHLHGSPLFKENSSGVIEKIQLSGLQSTHSERKHLILTHHDYKLEILKSSSILSAYWKYFRLAMKESKRLIIFGYSGTDTHVNRRIRLRLQRQKLRVEVIEWSGIGEHNSRMKYWKEALGKIDRLTHLDNILDYNFDSTPGH; encoded by the coding sequence ATGGCTTTGGATTCCCATTACCTCAACCTATCTACTGCACTCAATGCCGCTTGGAACTCTAGTGGAGATGGATCGTTATCTGCAAAAGACAAAACTAGAGTTATTCAATGCCTGCCGACAGATGACGCTAGCGATGCGCCGAAACAAGAAGCTGAACTCCATATCTTGCAACAAGTCATCACTGCTTGCGACCTAATAAACAGTATTGGTGAAGGGGAGATTCATTGGCTATCAAATGGGGGGCAGAAGTTTCCAAGAGCTGTTCGTCGATACTTCGGACTTGCGGCTTCACACTTCCACAACTACGACGAAGAGCTACCCGAAGATTTCACAAACAGTCTGTGCGAATTTATTAAGAAAACCCAATCGCATGTCGCAACCCTGAATTACGACAATTTACTCTATCGCCCCTTTGTATCCCAAGATATATGCAAGGGATACAATGGTTCTCTCGTGGATGGATTCCATCGATCCGGGTTTTCCGAATCAAATCTGAAACGGACTTACAGCAATTTCGGCTGGTACCTTCACTTACATGGATCGCCACTTTTTAAGGAAAACAGCTCTGGTGTTATCGAAAAAATCCAACTTAGTGGTTTGCAATCCACCCATTCTGAACGAAAACACCTCATCTTGACGCATCACGACTACAAGTTGGAAATCCTAAAAAGCAGTAGCATCCTCAGCGCATACTGGAAATATTTCCGACTCGCTATGAAGGAATCAAAGCGATTAATTATTTTTGGTTACTCTGGCACTGATACTCATGTGAATCGAAGAATCCGACTGCGATTGCAGCGACAGAAACTAAGAGTTGAAGTAATCGAGTGGAGCGGTATTGGGGAGCACAACAGTAGGATGAAATACTGGAAAGAAGCTCTCGGCAAGATTGACCGTCTAACTCATCTCGACAATATCCTTGATTATAATTTTGACTCTACCCCGGGTCATTGA
- a CDS encoding class I SAM-dependent methyltransferase — MADAGSFWDKIAEGYDKGSRNKGPNYAARLERAQAVFSPEGRVLDVGCASGEITLDLAAHCGSILGIDLGGRMIEMAKAKVQERGVENAEFMAIDLMDSALPVPEGGYDAVTIYSVFHLVPDVEGFVERVHAVLKPGGHVLCETPCLGDWMWFWGLAIGAAKLLGKAPAIVHRLKADDLEAMLRDAGFEVLDRNIYNPKSGQVCMLARKAG; from the coding sequence ATGGCCGATGCGGGTTCGTTTTGGGACAAGATTGCCGAGGGGTATGACAAGGGGTCGCGGAACAAGGGGCCGAATTATGCGGCGCGGTTGGAGCGGGCCCAGGCGGTGTTTTCGCCGGAAGGCCGGGTGTTGGATGTGGGGTGTGCCTCGGGGGAGATCACGCTGGACCTGGCGGCGCACTGCGGGTCGATCCTGGGGATCGATCTGGGTGGGCGGATGATCGAGATGGCCAAGGCGAAGGTGCAGGAGCGCGGGGTGGAGAACGCCGAGTTCATGGCCATCGATCTGATGGATTCCGCGTTGCCGGTGCCGGAGGGTGGTTACGACGCGGTGACGATTTACAGCGTGTTTCACCTGGTGCCGGACGTGGAGGGGTTTGTCGAGCGGGTGCACGCGGTGCTGAAGCCCGGCGGGCATGTGCTGTGCGAGACGCCCTGCCTGGGCGACTGGATGTGGTTTTGGGGGTTGGCGATCGGCGCGGCGAAGCTGTTGGGCAAGGCCCCGGCGATCGTGCATCGGCTGAAGGCGGATGACCTCGAAGCGATGCTGCGCGACGCGGGGTTCGAGGTGCTGGATCGGAACATCTACAACCCCAAGAGCGGGCAGGTGTGCATGTTGGCGCGGAAGGCGGGGTGA
- a CDS encoding prepilin-type N-terminal cleavage/methylation domain-containing protein, whose amino-acid sequence MSNVRQGKPLSRGFSLVELIIVVVIVGLLAAIAIPRFSRGASAASENATLADLAVLRQALDMYAAEHNGNYPGGMGLVNSLTLYSNAAGSTSEAPSELYPFGPYVHAIPELKSGPQAGSTVVATIAAPPNTTYPTPIAWLYLPSTGQIWANDPDLLNRGL is encoded by the coding sequence ATGAGCAACGTGAGACAGGGCAAACCGCTGAGCCGTGGTTTTAGTCTGGTGGAGCTGATCATCGTGGTGGTGATCGTGGGCCTGCTCGCCGCGATCGCGATCCCGCGCTTCAGCCGGGGCGCCTCCGCCGCGAGTGAGAACGCCACCCTCGCCGACCTCGCGGTCCTGCGCCAGGCTTTGGACATGTACGCCGCCGAGCACAACGGCAACTACCCCGGGGGCATGGGCCTGGTCAACTCGTTGACTCTCTATTCCAATGCCGCCGGCTCAACCAGTGAAGCGCCGTCCGAACTCTACCCCTTCGGCCCGTACGTCCACGCCATCCCCGAACTCAAGTCCGGCCCCCAAGCCGGCAGCACCGTCGTGGCAACCATCGCGGCCCCGCCCAACACCACGTATCCCACCCCCATCGCCTGGCTCTACCTCCCCTCCACCGGCCAGATCTGGGCCAACGACCCCGACCTGCTCAACCGCGGCCTCTAG
- a CDS encoding beta-lactamase hydrolase domain-containing protein, which yields MPPINLDDHGLAVLGQPDEAKLTELAEAGVKTVINLRNDGEDAMPMSVKEEGEVCERLGMDYVSLPMSMRPPEQGGADGRLATAFETVLTGAREHGPVAVHCKLGQRAGAMALIALARHQGWNAETALGAAEELGLGEAVKPEKLRAYVVACVTDRG from the coding sequence ATGCCCCCCATCAACCTCGACGACCACGGCCTGGCGGTGCTGGGCCAACCCGATGAAGCGAAACTCACCGAGCTGGCCGAGGCGGGGGTGAAGACGGTGATCAACCTGCGGAACGACGGCGAGGACGCGATGCCGATGTCGGTGAAGGAGGAGGGCGAGGTTTGCGAGCGATTGGGGATGGATTACGTGAGCCTGCCGATGTCGATGCGGCCCCCGGAGCAAGGCGGCGCGGACGGGCGCTTGGCGACGGCGTTTGAGACCGTGCTGACCGGGGCGCGGGAGCACGGCCCGGTGGCGGTGCACTGCAAGCTGGGTCAGCGGGCGGGGGCGATGGCGCTGATCGCGCTAGCGCGGCATCAGGGGTGGAACGCCGAGACGGCCCTGGGCGCGGCGGAGGAGCTGGGGCTGGGCGAGGCGGTGAAGCCGGAGAAGCTGCGGGCGTATGTGGTGGCCTGTGTGACGGATCGAGGGTGA
- a CDS encoding chemotaxis protein CheV: MPTPSTSAKNKSKDILLESGTNELEVLVFEVGGQRFGVNVAKVREVILHVDAIPTPGQADTVKGVIRLRGSVLTVVDLHKQLNRIPKLEDENEWRIIVTEFNGVTAAFEVEVVDSIYRLSWEDIRPVPDSGANGHTAVTGMAEVGEELIMMLDFESIYDTITNNDSHAKAAAVNTMGVDRSKPRIWLAEDSSFIRASIEKMIRDSGFEQFTAYRNGQEAWEAFAEAVKNNSPLPDVLISDIEMPQMDGLHLCKKVKDNPATSKIKVVLYSSLITAETRHKGIEVGADQQFNKPNLEDVVHTIDEWMAQAAADTQAA; the protein is encoded by the coding sequence ATGCCCACTCCCTCGACCTCGGCCAAGAACAAAAGCAAAGACATCCTGCTCGAATCGGGGACCAACGAACTCGAGGTGCTGGTCTTCGAGGTAGGCGGCCAACGCTTTGGCGTTAACGTCGCCAAGGTCCGCGAGGTAATCCTGCACGTGGACGCCATCCCGACCCCCGGCCAGGCCGACACGGTCAAAGGCGTCATCCGCCTGCGCGGCAGCGTGCTGACGGTCGTGGACCTGCACAAGCAGCTCAACCGTATCCCTAAGCTGGAGGATGAAAACGAGTGGCGCATCATCGTCACCGAGTTCAACGGCGTCACCGCGGCGTTTGAAGTCGAGGTGGTGGATTCGATCTACCGCTTGTCGTGGGAAGACATCCGCCCCGTGCCCGACTCGGGCGCGAACGGCCACACCGCCGTCACGGGCATGGCCGAGGTCGGCGAAGAACTCATCATGATGCTCGACTTCGAGTCGATCTACGACACGATCACCAACAACGACAGCCACGCCAAGGCCGCCGCGGTCAACACGATGGGCGTTGATCGCAGCAAGCCGCGGATCTGGCTGGCGGAAGACTCAAGCTTCATCCGAGCGTCGATCGAGAAGATGATCCGCGACTCGGGCTTCGAGCAGTTCACCGCCTACCGCAACGGGCAGGAAGCCTGGGAAGCCTTTGCCGAAGCGGTGAAAAACAACTCGCCGCTTCCCGATGTGCTGATCTCGGATATCGAGATGCCGCAGATGGACGGGCTGCACCTTTGCAAAAAGGTCAAAGACAACCCCGCCACGTCCAAGATCAAGGTGGTGCTTTACAGCTCCTTGATCACCGCCGAGACCCGGCACAAAGGCATTGAGGTCGGAGCGGATCAGCAATTCAACAAGCCGAACCTCGAAGACGTGGTGCACACCATCGACGAGTGGATGGCCCAGGCCGCCGCGGATACGCAAGCCGCGTAA
- a CDS encoding potassium channel family protein — protein sequence MDYAGTMPVLLAETSLLWTLTLSSVIISVSVCVHAVVMRELLRRLCFPGRFVWARLTAVVLSLLLTHMFQIVLFGLAYHFMVDSEHGLQGVYDGTFNDAVYFSAAVYTTVGFGDITPVGYLRLMVGFEALAGLVLIAWSASFTFVAMSKLAKPAAGAAIANEDEPAGLP from the coding sequence ATGGACTACGCAGGAACGATGCCGGTGCTCTTGGCCGAAACATCGTTGTTGTGGACGCTGACGCTGTCCAGCGTGATTATCTCGGTGTCGGTCTGCGTGCACGCGGTCGTGATGCGCGAGCTGCTCAGGCGGCTGTGCTTCCCCGGCCGATTCGTTTGGGCCCGACTGACCGCGGTGGTCCTGAGCCTGCTGCTCACCCATATGTTTCAGATCGTGTTGTTCGGGTTGGCCTACCACTTCATGGTCGATTCCGAGCACGGGCTGCAGGGTGTCTACGACGGGACGTTCAACGACGCGGTCTACTTCTCCGCGGCGGTGTACACGACCGTGGGCTTCGGCGATATCACGCCGGTGGGCTACTTGCGGTTGATGGTGGGCTTCGAGGCGTTGGCCGGGCTGGTGTTGATCGCCTGGTCGGCGTCGTTCACTTTCGTCGCGATGTCGAAGCTGGCCAAGCCCGCCGCGGGCGCGGCGATTGCCAACGAAGACGAGCCGGCCGGCTTGCCTTGA
- the msrA gene encoding peptide-methionine (S)-S-oxide reductase MsrA — protein sequence MLLTCFAGFACSRPSHAATDLPAPEVDLQVEASEEPQTAVAVLAGGCFWCTEAVFEELEGVSTVVSGYAGGANDDANYKAVSAGITDHAEVIAITYDPAVISYGQLLQVFFAVAHNPTHVNRQGNDVGRQYRSAVFFASEDEKRVAEAYIAQLTAAGVFDAPIATTLEPLKRFHPAEDYHQDYAALNPNQPYVAYTSLPKVDKLRKQFPELLKSEAKSE from the coding sequence ATGCTGCTGACTTGTTTCGCCGGGTTTGCCTGTAGCCGCCCTTCTCATGCCGCGACCGACCTGCCCGCCCCGGAAGTCGATCTTCAGGTCGAGGCTTCGGAAGAGCCGCAAACCGCCGTCGCCGTGTTGGCCGGCGGGTGCTTCTGGTGCACCGAGGCGGTCTTCGAAGAGCTCGAGGGCGTGAGCACCGTCGTCTCCGGCTACGCCGGCGGCGCGAACGACGACGCGAACTACAAAGCCGTCAGCGCCGGGATCACCGATCACGCCGAGGTTATCGCGATCACCTACGACCCCGCGGTCATCAGCTACGGGCAACTGCTCCAGGTGTTCTTCGCCGTGGCCCACAACCCCACGCACGTGAACCGCCAGGGCAATGACGTCGGCCGGCAGTACCGCTCGGCCGTGTTCTTCGCCAGCGAAGACGAGAAGCGTGTCGCCGAGGCGTACATCGCCCAGCTCACCGCCGCCGGCGTGTTCGACGCCCCGATCGCCACCACGCTCGAACCCCTCAAGCGGTTCCACCCCGCCGAGGACTACCACCAGGACTACGCCGCGCTGAACCCGAACCAGCCGTACGTCGCCTACACCTCGCTGCCCAAGGTCGACAAGCTCCGCAAGCAGTTCCCGGAACTTCTGAAATCAGAAGCTAAGTCGGAGTAA